Proteins encoded by one window of Rutidosis leptorrhynchoides isolate AG116_Rl617_1_P2 chromosome 7, CSIRO_AGI_Rlap_v1, whole genome shotgun sequence:
- the LOC139857265 gene encoding F-box protein At5g03100-like, with protein sequence MNAKCDRLSNLSEDLIIQILSFNDTKQAVRTSILSSRWRNIWKSIPHLDLSSEDFTKLNRFYEFTHDVSNVISSRNNDRDLSSVKLSVRGYNQTFVKTVVDYALSHNVQKMTIIWFDDRDIELPNSLFMSNSRSLKELTLIAPNRRWDQPKIKSSWDLPALTTLHLENVYLSNKTLDEHSGLFSKCLNLKNLTLSHCTISDHHILSHSKFSNLTPEKGLYSVATIVAPHLKNLTAIDCSGRLKIYTPELSSLMYKVPSYDTFFLNGVSCLEKVDFYMCPFEEDTYAVIEILQKFHNVKYLTLGLEVVELLSSMVDMLSDLSSPFSKLKSLKIYPMREEGDEEVNIPTELKNFLLGASPNATVSIYSREDVKALKDATSAKRIMAKLQVLLEREKINCEQGEAKQIDEGQLVEDEISHMRNCWTDMFVEINEERVKIDEILLMLDEIKELLKGLPISKRDGIQAQFSSLNAEAKNVMKLILDRLKVKSGGKVSAFVNML encoded by the exons ATGAATGCAAAATGCGATAGACTAAGCAACTTGTCAGAAGATCTCAtcattcaaattctttcttttaacGACACCAAACAAGCTGTCAGAACAAGTATATTGTCATCTAGATGGAGGAATATTTGGAAGTCGATCCCACATCTTGATTTATCCAGTGAAGATTTTACTAAATTAAACAGATTCTATGAGTTCACTCATGATGTATCTAATGTTATCTCTTCACGCAATAATGATAGAGACTTGTCGTCTGTTAAACTTAGTGTTAGAGGTTATAACCAAACGTTTGTCAAAACAGTTGTCGACTATGCGCTTTCGCACAATGTCCAAAAGATGACTATTATATGGTTTGACGACAGGGATATCGAATTACCTAATTCTCTTTTTATGTCCAACTCCCGGTCTCTTAAAGAACTCACTTTAATTGCACCTAATAGACGTTGGGATCAACCTAAGATCAAATCATCCTGGGATCTACCAGCATTAACAACGTTGCATCTTGAAAATGTCTATCTTAGTAACAAAACTCTTGACGAGCATAGTGGTCTTTTCTCAAAGTGCCTAAACTTGAAGAATCTCACTTTATCTCACTGCACCATAAGCGATCATCATATCCTTTCCCATTCTAAGTTTTCTAATCTCACACCTGAGAAAGGATTGTATTCAGTTGCTACTATCGTTGCGCCTCACTTGAAGAATCTCACTGCTATAGACTGCTCTGGTCGTCTTAAGATTTATACGCCCGAACTATCCTCGTTGATGTATAAAGTTCCATCTTATGATACCTTCTTTTTAAATGGTGTTTCTTGTTTGGAGAAAGTGGATTTCTATATGTGTCCGTTTGAGGAAGATACTTATGCAGTTATTGAGATTCTTCAAAAGTTTCACAATGTCAAATATCTAACGCTTGGATTGGAAGTCGTTGAG CTTCTTTCATCCATGGTGGACATGCTCTCAGATCTATCTTCTCCATTTTCCAAGTTAAAGAGTCTTAAGATTTATCCAATGAGGGAGGAAGGGGATGAGGAAGTAAATATCCCTACAGAACTCAAAAACTTTCTTCTAGGTGCTTCTCCAAATGCCACTGTCTCCATATACTCACGCGAG GATGTGAAAGCCTTGAAGGATGCCACATCAGCAAAACGAATAATGGCCAAGTTGCAGGTTCTGTTAGAGCGGGAAAAGATTAATTGTGAACAAGGAGAGGCAAAACAGATTGATGAAGGGCAACTTGTTGAAGATGAAATTTCACATATGAGGAACTGTTGGACTGATATGTTTGTGGAGATTAATGAAGAGAGAGTTAAGATTGATGAGATTTTGTTAATGTTGGATGAGATTAAAGAGTTACTGAAAGGTCTTCCGATATCAAAGAGGGATGGTATTCAAGCGCAATTTTCTAGTTTAAATGCGGAGGCGAAGAATGTTATGAAATTAATATTGGATCGTTTGAAGGTTAAAAGTGGTGGGAAGGTGTCTGCTTTCGTGAACATGCTATAG
- the LOC139859017 gene encoding F-box protein At5g03100-like, with translation MDSEGGDRFSSLLDDLIIKILSYNDTKQAVRTSILSSRWKNIWKSIPHLDLSTDDFTSKNRFYEFTHDVSSVLSSRNNDRDLSRIKLPKSLFMSNSQSLKDLTLIAANRRWDQPKLKSSWDLPSLTTLHLENVRLSNENPDEYNGLFSRCLNLKNLTLSHCTIFDNHILTHSKFSYLTCESGLYSIATIVAPHLKNLTAIDCDGLLKIYTPELSSLMYEVPCYDTFFLNGVSCLEKVDFYMCPYEEDIDAVIEILQRFRNVKYLTLGLEVVELLSSMVHMLSGLPSPVGNLTSLKIYPRYEEREKKVNIPTQVKNFLLGASPNATVSIYSREDVKALKDATSAKRIMAKLQVLLEREKINCEHGETQQIDEGEHVEEEISQMRKCWADLFVQIDEEKVKIDEILLMLDEIEKLLKEIPASKRDCIRAQFSSLHAEAKNVMKLILDRLKVKNGGKVSAFMNML, from the exons ATGGATTCAGAAGGCGGCGATAGATTTAGCAGCTTGTTAGACGATCTCATCATCAAAATTCTATCTTATAACGACACCAAACAAGCTGTCAGAACTAGTATTCTTTCATCTAGATGGAAGAATATTTGGAAGTCAATCCCACATCTTGATTTATCTACTGATGATTTTACTTCTAAAAACAGATTCTATGAGTTCACTCATGATGTATCTAGTGTTTTGTCTTCGCGCAATAATGATAGAGACTTGTC GCGTATCAAATTACCTAAATCTCTTTTTATGTCCAACTCCCAATCTCTCAAAGATCTTACTTTGATTGCAGCTAATAGACGATGGGATCAACCTAAGCTCAAATCATCTTGGGACCTACCATCGTTAACAACGTTGCATCTTGAAAATGTTAGACTTAGTAACGAAAATCCTGACGAGTATAATGGTCTTTTCTCAAGGTGCCTAAACTTGAAGAATCTAACCTTATCTCACTGCACCATATTCGATAATCATATCCTTACCCATTCTAAGTTTTCTTATCTCACATGTGAGAGTGGATTGTATTCAATTGCTACTATCGTTGCGCCTCACCTAAAGAATCTCACTGCTATAGACTGCGATGGTCTTCTTAAGATTTATACACCTGAATTATCCTCGTTGATGTATGAAGTTCCATGTTATGATACCTTCTTTTTAAATGGTGTGTCTTGTTTGGAAAAAGTGGATTTCTATATGTGTCCATATGAGGAAGATATTGATGCAGTTATTGAGATTCTTCAACGGTTTCGCAATGTCAAATATCTTACCCTTGGATTGGAAGTCGTAGAG CTTCTTTCATCAATGGTGCACATGCTCTCGGGTCTACCTTCTCCAGTTGGTAATTTAACGAGTCTCAAGATTTATCCACGATACGAGGAAAGAGAAAAGAAAGTAAACATCCCGACACAAGTCAAAAACTTTCTTCTAGGTGCTTCTCCAAATGCCACTGTCTCAATATACTCACGTGAG GATGTGAAAGCCTTGAAGGACGCCACATCAGCAAAACGAATAATGGCCAAGTTGCAGGTTCTGTTAGAGCGGGAGAAGATTAATTGTGAGCACGGAGAGACACAACAAATTGATGAAGGGGAACATGTTGAAGAAGAAATTTCACAGATGAGGAAGTGTTGGGCTGATCTGTTTGTGCAGATTGATGAAGAGAAAGTTAAGATTGATGAGATTTTGTTAATGTTGGATGAGATTGAAAAGTTACTGAAAGAGATCCCGGCATCAAAAAGGGATTGTATTCGAGCGCAATTTTCTAGTTTACATGCAGAGGCGAAGAATGTTATGAAATTAATATTGGATCGTTTGAAGGTTAAAAATGGTGGGAAGGTGTCTGCATTCATGAACATGCTATAG